The proteins below are encoded in one region of Metallibacterium scheffleri:
- a CDS encoding glycosyltransferase family 2 protein — protein MSRALDTPPRISVCIANYNGESMLRDCLNSVYAQSGDFRIEVLLHDDASTDGSVFLVRHEFPDVQVIESRDNVGFCISNNRMAEAARGHYLLLLNNDAVLRPGSLDALLHEACDTTIPAVLGLPQYTLHDGNLVDRGYEFDLFMNPIPVFTTGVHEVATATGACLWIPREVWSAVGGFPPWFESIAEDIYLCQAARLLGYPTRVLDAPGFDHWIGKNLGGGKVMDDKLKTTARRRALSERNKTAVMLLCYPAWALLALLPIHALLLGIEASFLWLAGSGRGKIKCIYGTILPGLWRHRKDISALRRSLHARQKQSGWRFMRRFHWLPHKLRMLLRHGAPEIG, from the coding sequence ATGAGTCGCGCACTCGACACGCCGCCACGGATCAGCGTCTGCATCGCCAACTACAACGGCGAAAGCATGCTGCGCGACTGCCTCAATTCGGTTTACGCGCAAAGTGGCGATTTCCGAATCGAGGTGCTCCTGCACGATGACGCTTCCACCGATGGCTCGGTATTTTTGGTCCGGCACGAATTCCCTGATGTGCAGGTGATCGAAAGCCGCGACAACGTGGGTTTTTGCATCAGCAACAACCGCATGGCGGAAGCCGCACGCGGGCACTATCTGCTGCTGCTCAACAACGATGCCGTGCTGCGCCCGGGCAGCCTCGATGCCCTGTTGCATGAGGCGTGCGACACCACAATCCCAGCGGTGCTCGGGTTGCCGCAATACACCCTGCACGACGGCAATCTGGTCGATCGCGGCTACGAGTTCGACCTGTTCATGAACCCGATCCCCGTCTTCACCACCGGCGTGCACGAAGTGGCCACCGCGACAGGCGCCTGCCTCTGGATTCCGCGCGAGGTCTGGAGTGCCGTCGGCGGGTTTCCGCCCTGGTTCGAGTCCATCGCCGAGGACATTTATCTTTGTCAGGCCGCACGACTGCTTGGCTACCCCACGCGCGTGCTGGACGCGCCCGGCTTCGATCACTGGATCGGCAAGAACCTGGGCGGCGGCAAAGTGATGGATGACAAGCTCAAAACCACCGCGCGCCGCCGCGCCCTGAGCGAGCGCAACAAGACAGCTGTGATGCTGCTCTGCTATCCCGCCTGGGCGCTGCTGGCTCTGCTGCCCATCCACGCGCTGCTGCTGGGTATCGAGGCGTCGTTTCTGTGGCTTGCCGGATCAGGTCGCGGCAAGATCAAGTGTATTTACGGCACGATCCTGCCTGGCCTCTGGCGGCACCGCAAAGACATCAGCGCGCTGCGACGCAGTTTGCACGCCAGGCAAAAACAATCCGGCTGGCGCTTCATGCGCCGCTTTCACTGGCTGCCGCACAAACTGCGCATGCTGCTGCGCCACGGTGCGCCGGAAATCGGATAG